The Enteractinococcus fodinae genome has a segment encoding these proteins:
- a CDS encoding class I SAM-dependent DNA methyltransferase has product MDEIGNAYDAEATAAERLLGTAVSPDDPDRAIIEPWANTVAGPILDVGSGTGRWTGHLVQRGHDVTGLEPAERLLRIARKSHPAVRFCHGSISDLVLAERRWVGILAWYSVIHMGPDELPTALATLQQALDPNGTMLLSFFSGPHLQAFDHPVAVAYRWPMADMRHALTEAGFEVIDQHGEPSAIHAHMIARQAR; this is encoded by the coding sequence ATGGATGAGATCGGGAACGCCTACGACGCAGAAGCGACTGCGGCCGAACGCCTCCTCGGCACCGCGGTGTCACCTGATGACCCAGACCGAGCAATTATCGAACCCTGGGCAAACACTGTAGCCGGCCCCATCCTGGATGTCGGTTCGGGCACGGGACGCTGGACCGGGCACCTTGTGCAGCGTGGCCATGACGTCACTGGGCTAGAGCCAGCCGAACGGCTACTCCGTATCGCGCGGAAGAGTCACCCCGCGGTGCGTTTCTGTCACGGGTCGATCTCGGATCTTGTCCTGGCAGAGCGCCGCTGGGTCGGCATCCTGGCGTGGTATTCAGTCATTCACATGGGCCCCGACGAATTACCCACAGCCCTTGCGACGCTTCAGCAAGCCCTCGATCCCAACGGCACCATGTTGTTGTCGTTCTTTTCCGGGCCACACCTACAAGCGTTTGACCACCCGGTCGCAGTGGCCTACCGATGGCCCATGGCCGATATGCGCCACGCGCTGACCGAGGCAGGCTTTGAAGTCATTGACCAACACGGAGAGCCCAGCGCTATTCACGCCCACATGATCGCCCGGCAGGCGCGTTAG
- a CDS encoding heavy-metal-associated domain-containing protein — protein sequence MSTNTNTHTLLRAEGFSCPSCVNKIEKRVGRLKGVEDVKVHFATARIEVDHDESKVSVDDLVAAVAKAGYKATPSAF from the coding sequence ATGAGCACCAACACCAATACCCACACCCTGCTTCGCGCCGAAGGCTTCTCCTGCCCGTCGTGCGTGAACAAAATTGAAAAACGCGTCGGACGCCTCAAAGGTGTCGAAGACGTCAAAGTGCACTTCGCAACGGCCCGTATCGAAGTCGACCACGACGAATCCAAAGTATCGGTCGATGACTTGGTCGCCGCCGTGGCCAAGGCCGGCTACAAAGCCACCCCCTCCGCGTTCTAA
- a CDS encoding amidohydrolase family protein, giving the protein MNQLTPPTSDEEIPAYIAALGLPGIIDLHVHFMPERVQQKVWGFFDRLPEMGAPAWPIAYRYSDDERVQILRKLNVRAFSTLNYAHRPGMAQVLNDYSRDFAAQYEDAIHSATFYPETGVEEQVGQVLADGAQIFKVHVQVGAFSPLDPLLDTSWQLIAQARTPVVIHCGSGPHGGEYTGPEPIIKLVERHPDLVLVIAHMGMPEYDEFAQLARQAPNVYLDTTMVGTDFIGQNFGSMPEGYLDTAAELRDKIVLGTDFPTIPYSYSHQLEALHNWGLGADWMRSVLWLNPQRLLANAKVSRAAAE; this is encoded by the coding sequence ATGAACCAGCTCACCCCGCCCACCTCAGATGAAGAAATCCCAGCCTATATTGCAGCGTTAGGCCTACCGGGGATTATAGATTTGCACGTGCACTTCATGCCTGAGCGGGTCCAGCAGAAAGTTTGGGGCTTTTTCGATCGCCTGCCCGAGATGGGCGCGCCGGCCTGGCCGATCGCCTATCGTTACAGCGACGACGAGCGAGTTCAGATCCTTCGCAAACTTAACGTTCGGGCCTTCAGTACGTTGAATTACGCGCATCGACCAGGCATGGCGCAGGTGTTGAATGACTATTCACGCGACTTCGCTGCCCAATATGAAGATGCGATTCATTCCGCAACCTTTTACCCGGAAACAGGTGTCGAAGAACAAGTTGGGCAAGTCCTTGCTGACGGCGCTCAAATCTTCAAAGTGCATGTGCAGGTCGGCGCGTTCTCTCCGCTGGACCCGCTTCTCGATACATCCTGGCAACTGATCGCCCAGGCTCGTACGCCAGTCGTGATCCACTGTGGGTCAGGCCCGCACGGTGGGGAATACACGGGGCCCGAACCGATCATCAAGCTCGTTGAGCGCCACCCGGACCTTGTCTTGGTGATCGCGCACATGGGTATGCCCGAATACGACGAATTCGCACAGCTCGCCCGTCAGGCCCCGAACGTGTACCTGGACACCACCATGGTCGGTACTGATTTCATTGGTCAAAATTTCGGTTCCATGCCCGAAGGCTACCTCGACACCGCGGCGGAACTGCGAGACAAAATCGTGCTGGGGACAGACTTTCCGACCATTCCCTACAGCTATAGCCACCAGCTCGAGGCGCTGCACAACTGGGGACTTGGAGCAGACTGGATGCGCAGCGTGCTGTGGCTTAATCCGCAGCGACTCCTTGCCAACGCGAAGGTTTCTCGCGCAGCGGCAGAGTAA
- a CDS encoding cupin domain-containing protein: protein MTEKHFELEGNIKHFTIADIAQESPDFRRTLWTGEHAQIVIMTVPVGGEIGDEVHEHTDQILTFISGTGEGDLNGETHPIEAGDQCAVPAGAQHNFRNTGDEPLVLYTIYSPPEHSADAQYATKEEADAAEASGEDKPPQA from the coding sequence ATGACAGAAAAGCATTTCGAACTTGAAGGCAACATCAAACACTTCACGATCGCCGACATCGCCCAGGAAAGCCCCGATTTCCGCAGAACACTGTGGACCGGCGAACACGCCCAGATTGTGATCATGACCGTCCCGGTCGGCGGGGAAATTGGCGACGAGGTGCATGAGCACACCGACCAGATTCTGACCTTCATTTCGGGGACGGGTGAAGGCGACCTCAACGGCGAAACCCACCCGATCGAGGCCGGTGATCAGTGCGCCGTCCCCGCCGGCGCCCAACATAACTTCCGCAACACCGGTGACGAACCGCTGGTGCTCTACACGATCTATTCGCCACCCGAGCATTCGGCGGACGCCCAGTATGCGACTAAGGAAGAAGCCGACGCCGCGGAAGCATCAGGCGAAGATAAACCACCACAGGCCTAA
- a CDS encoding ArsR/SmtB family transcription factor: MAMNHVWGNDKKLTEAYAHLFQAFAEPARLAILQHLTLGEHRVRELVDHLGLAQSTVSKHLKFLVECGLITARPQGRSTWYALADPDALQTLIVAAERMVYAAGPHTQHVHGPEAELEVS; encoded by the coding sequence ATGGCGATGAATCATGTGTGGGGTAATGACAAGAAGTTAACCGAGGCCTACGCGCACCTGTTTCAAGCCTTTGCCGAACCCGCGCGCCTGGCCATTCTTCAGCATCTAACGTTGGGGGAGCACCGCGTTCGTGAGTTGGTGGATCACCTGGGGTTAGCCCAATCGACGGTCAGTAAACACCTGAAATTTCTAGTGGAATGTGGGCTCATCACGGCCCGCCCGCAGGGACGTTCCACCTGGTATGCGCTCGCGGATCCTGACGCCCTACAAACCTTGATCGTCGCTGCGGAACGTATGGTGTATGCAGCCGGTCCGCACACGCAACATGTGCACGGACCTGAGGCGGAGTTGGAGGTGTCCTAA
- a CDS encoding acyl-CoA dehydrogenase family protein, whose product MVALTEEQESLLEVVRDFAQERMAPHALQWDTDKHFPVDVLAEAGEMGLGGIYISEEYGGAGLTRQDAVLIFEELSKADPALAAYISIHNMVLWMIDTYGNDEQRAKWVPDLSSMKSLGSYCLTEPGAGSDAAALTTRADRDGDEYVLNGVKQFISGAGATDFYVVMCRTADTGSKGISTVVVPADSPGLSFGPNESKMGWHTQPTRQVIFEDVRVPVANRLGEEGDGFHIAMKGLNGGRINIGACSLGGGRAALEKSVAYLKERTAFGGPLTQQQSLVFELADMDTELEAARTFLLRAAGALDDDAPDTVKLCAMAKRVATDTGFEVANKALQLHGGYGYLHEYGIEKLVRDLRVHQILEGSNEIMRLIVGRMLIDRS is encoded by the coding sequence ATGGTGGCGTTGACTGAAGAACAAGAATCTCTACTTGAGGTAGTACGTGACTTTGCTCAGGAGCGGATGGCGCCGCATGCCTTGCAGTGGGACACCGACAAGCACTTCCCCGTCGACGTTTTAGCTGAAGCCGGTGAGATGGGACTGGGTGGCATTTACATTTCTGAAGAGTACGGCGGCGCGGGGCTGACGCGGCAGGATGCCGTATTGATCTTCGAGGAATTATCGAAAGCTGATCCCGCTCTGGCGGCCTATATTTCCATTCACAACATGGTGTTGTGGATGATCGACACGTATGGCAATGACGAACAGCGCGCCAAGTGGGTGCCGGACTTATCGTCGATGAAGAGCTTGGGCAGCTATTGTCTAACCGAACCGGGTGCCGGTTCTGATGCGGCCGCATTGACCACCCGAGCGGATCGCGACGGCGATGAATATGTACTCAATGGCGTCAAGCAATTCATCTCCGGGGCAGGGGCAACTGACTTCTACGTGGTGATGTGCCGAACTGCCGATACGGGATCCAAGGGAATCTCTACCGTAGTAGTGCCGGCGGATTCACCCGGACTGTCCTTCGGCCCAAATGAGTCCAAGATGGGCTGGCACACCCAGCCGACCCGACAGGTGATTTTCGAGGACGTTCGGGTGCCGGTCGCGAACCGCTTGGGCGAGGAGGGCGATGGTTTCCACATCGCGATGAAGGGCCTCAATGGTGGACGCATCAATATCGGTGCGTGCTCGCTGGGTGGGGGACGAGCTGCTCTCGAGAAATCGGTCGCATACCTCAAAGAGCGCACCGCATTTGGCGGGCCGTTGACCCAGCAACAGTCCTTGGTATTCGAACTGGCTGACATGGACACCGAACTCGAAGCCGCGCGCACCTTCTTATTGCGCGCCGCCGGAGCACTGGATGACGATGCACCTGACACCGTCAAACTCTGCGCGATGGCAAAACGAGTCGCCACCGATACCGGGTTTGAGGTGGCAAATAAAGCCTTGCAGCTGCATGGGGGTTACGGGTACCTACACGAGTACGGGATCGAAAAGCTCGTCCGCGACTTGCGAGTCCATCAAATCCTGGAAGGCTCCAACGAAATCATGCGTCTGATTGTTGGTCGCATGCTGATCGACCGTAGCTAA
- a CDS encoding ABC transporter ATP-binding protein: MTTSDTDTRVWAIEAQGVTRRFKDTLALDNVTLNFAKDQIHGLLGRNGAGKTTLMSVMTAQDWPSDGEVYVFGQVPHENEQVLPDICFVREDQRYPEDAMAKHAFAAARDAFENWDEDFAQRLIKDFRLPEKTAIKKMSRGQKSAVGVIIGLASRAPLTVFDEPYMGLDAVARQLFYDRLLQDYSENPRTIVLSSHLIDEIAHLLEHVVVIDQGKILVDESAEALHGRAVTLVGRADAVDQVVGDREVLDREELGRIVRITVLGRLSTEERRLVADLDLDVIPVSLQQLIVHMTRNNVLGQTESEGIS; encoded by the coding sequence ATGACAACCTCGGATACCGATACGAGGGTCTGGGCAATCGAAGCCCAAGGTGTGACTCGCCGTTTCAAGGACACCCTTGCCCTCGATAATGTCACACTCAATTTTGCCAAAGATCAGATTCACGGTCTGCTGGGCCGCAACGGTGCCGGCAAGACTACGCTGATGTCGGTCATGACCGCACAGGACTGGCCATCTGACGGCGAGGTCTATGTCTTCGGGCAAGTGCCACACGAAAACGAGCAGGTGCTGCCCGATATCTGCTTCGTCCGCGAAGACCAACGGTACCCCGAGGATGCGATGGCCAAACACGCTTTCGCGGCTGCTCGAGATGCCTTCGAAAACTGGGACGAAGACTTCGCTCAACGGTTGATTAAAGACTTCCGGCTGCCCGAGAAGACCGCGATCAAAAAAATGTCTCGGGGTCAGAAATCGGCCGTCGGGGTGATCATCGGGTTGGCATCGCGAGCGCCCCTAACGGTGTTCGATGAACCGTATATGGGCCTGGATGCGGTGGCCCGACAGCTCTTCTACGATCGTCTGCTGCAGGACTATTCGGAAAACCCCCGCACCATTGTGCTGTCGTCTCATCTCATCGACGAGATTGCTCACTTGCTGGAACACGTCGTGGTGATCGACCAGGGCAAGATTTTGGTCGATGAATCCGCTGAAGCTTTGCACGGTCGAGCCGTCACACTGGTGGGTCGGGCCGATGCCGTCGACCAAGTCGTCGGTGACCGCGAAGTGCTCGACCGCGAAGAACTGGGGCGTATCGTTCGCATCACGGTGCTGGGCAGGCTATCGACCGAGGAGCGCCGACTGGTCGCAGACCTCGACCTCGACGTCATCCCCGTTTCTCTACAACAACTCATCGTGCACATGACGCGCAACAACGTCCTGGGGCAGACCGAATCGGAGGGTATCTCATGA
- a CDS encoding methyltransferase domain-containing protein: MPNTASERVAQAAYDSRDAGAFYSQIWGGNDIHLGIYTADDEPIADASHRTMQHMAEKIRQGGIGYVVDLGSGYCGAARFLTQHLDSKVLAVNLSSAQNRRAESLNQRAGVHDRIVVADASYNDVPASDAVADLVWSQDAFLHAPRRDVPMAEAARILKPGGEFLFTDPMAADGVSAADLSGVLERLNLTSLASPSEYKQLAADAGLEFVEFDDLSDMLPIHYGRVLEETRANADELLKTASQQYLDAMMTGLQHWVDAGNRGLLSWGIFHFRKPAA, encoded by the coding sequence TTGCCGAATACAGCATCTGAACGTGTAGCCCAGGCGGCGTATGACAGCCGGGACGCCGGTGCGTTCTATTCCCAAATTTGGGGTGGGAACGATATTCACCTTGGCATCTACACGGCAGACGATGAACCCATCGCTGACGCGAGCCACCGGACCATGCAGCACATGGCCGAAAAGATCCGGCAGGGTGGCATCGGCTACGTCGTTGACTTAGGTTCGGGCTACTGTGGGGCCGCCCGATTCCTTACCCAACACCTCGACAGCAAGGTGTTGGCCGTGAACCTTAGTAGTGCGCAAAACCGTCGCGCCGAAAGCCTCAACCAGCGGGCGGGTGTCCACGATCGCATCGTCGTGGCGGACGCCAGTTACAACGATGTGCCAGCATCGGATGCGGTCGCAGACCTGGTGTGGTCCCAGGACGCGTTCTTGCACGCACCACGCCGCGACGTACCAATGGCAGAGGCCGCCCGGATACTCAAACCAGGCGGCGAATTCCTCTTCACCGATCCCATGGCGGCCGACGGGGTGTCCGCGGCCGACCTGTCGGGCGTTCTGGAGCGTCTGAACTTGACGTCGTTGGCTTCCCCGAGTGAGTATAAGCAGCTGGCCGCCGATGCCGGGCTAGAATTCGTCGAGTTTGATGACCTCAGCGACATGCTACCCATCCACTACGGCCGGGTACTCGAAGAAACCCGCGCCAACGCTGATGAGCTATTGAAAACCGCAAGCCAGCAGTACCTAGACGCCATGATGACCGGACTGCAGCACTGGGTCGACGCCGGGAACCGCGGCCTGTTGAGCTGGGGTATTTTCCACTTCCGCAAACCCGCCGCATAA
- a CDS encoding NADP-dependent oxidoreductase, which produces MSKTLVFTEFGGPETQQLIDREVPVPEASQVVIEVKAAGVNPADWKIRAGQMGDHWKLPAPMGREASGIVTAVGSDVEDFAVGDEVLGLAAKGHGTFAEHTVLNGKQTVAKPEELSFANAAALPVAGGTAYDVTHQIELEIGQTMVILGAGGGVGLMAAQIGKVHQFNVIGVASASKQELVEATGATFVESGDGAADRVRGVASDGADLLIDLVGGQPLRDIASVAKDPSVIISTADPATAEELGGAGVERTNEGLEKITGVAEYGLVDPNVVQRFSLDEVQQAIAVVEEGHAAGKVIIEP; this is translated from the coding sequence ATGTCAAAAACGCTGGTCTTCACCGAATTCGGTGGCCCCGAAACCCAACAGCTGATCGACCGCGAGGTGCCGGTACCGGAGGCCTCGCAGGTGGTCATTGAAGTCAAAGCTGCCGGTGTGAATCCAGCAGATTGGAAGATTCGGGCCGGACAGATGGGTGACCACTGGAAACTTCCCGCACCGATGGGCCGCGAAGCCTCCGGAATCGTCACCGCGGTCGGTTCCGATGTCGAAGATTTTGCGGTGGGCGACGAGGTCCTGGGTCTGGCGGCCAAAGGCCACGGGACGTTTGCAGAACACACCGTGCTCAATGGAAAGCAGACCGTGGCAAAACCCGAAGAGCTCAGCTTTGCGAACGCGGCGGCCCTGCCCGTGGCCGGGGGCACCGCCTACGACGTCACGCATCAGATCGAGCTGGAAATCGGCCAGACCATGGTCATTCTAGGTGCCGGTGGGGGAGTGGGCCTGATGGCCGCCCAAATCGGCAAGGTGCACCAATTCAATGTGATCGGGGTGGCCAGCGCGTCAAAACAAGAGCTTGTGGAAGCTACCGGTGCCACCTTCGTTGAGTCGGGCGACGGCGCGGCCGACAGGGTGCGCGGAGTTGCCTCCGACGGTGCCGACCTGCTCATTGATTTGGTGGGCGGCCAGCCACTCCGCGATATCGCCTCGGTGGCCAAAGACCCCAGCGTCATTATCTCCACCGCTGACCCTGCCACCGCTGAAGAACTCGGTGGCGCAGGTGTGGAACGTACCAATGAGGGACTCGAAAAGATCACCGGCGTCGCCGAGTACGGCTTGGTTGACCCCAACGTGGTGCAACGGTTCAGCCTCGATGAGGTCCAGCAGGCCATCGCCGTTGTCGAAGAAGGGCACGCGGCCGGCAAAGTGATCATCGAACCCTAA
- a CDS encoding tautomerase family protein — translation MPHIAVSLYPGRDDATKRDIAEKLQQFYVETFGTDEEAVSVSIVEVPGEEFTQTIEERYRPEDLYIASRAVSKPE, via the coding sequence ATGCCTCACATTGCCGTCAGCCTGTATCCGGGGCGCGATGACGCCACGAAACGCGACATTGCCGAAAAACTCCAGCAGTTCTACGTCGAGACCTTCGGAACTGACGAGGAGGCTGTTTCAGTATCCATCGTTGAAGTACCCGGCGAAGAGTTCACTCAGACCATTGAAGAACGCTACCGCCCAGAAGACCTGTACATCGCCTCGCGCGCAGTCTCAAAACCTGAATAA
- a CDS encoding cation diffusion facilitator family transporter has translation MGVGHDHAPSAATAGQAPDFRKKLWIAFSITAIIVIVQAVGSVVTGSLALLTDTVHALTDAAGLLVALIAATLALKPATAQRTWGFRRVEVIAALGQATVLLVVGVYAAIEGIRRLVHPPEVPPFELLVFGVLGLTANIIALTVLASSRGANFNMRAAFLEVLNDALGSLGVIAAAVVIATTGFQQADAIASLLIVALIVPRAYLLMRETLSVLMEFTPKGLDLEEVRRHILELDHVIDVHDLHASTVATGLPVLTAHIVVHDECFADGHAAQQLQEVQRCVSEHFDVAVHHSTFQIETASVAAQEPAVLRHN, from the coding sequence ATGGGTGTAGGCCATGATCACGCACCGTCGGCAGCGACGGCCGGGCAGGCCCCAGATTTTCGCAAGAAGCTCTGGATCGCCTTCAGTATCACCGCGATCATTGTCATCGTGCAGGCCGTCGGCAGTGTGGTCACGGGCAGTTTGGCCCTGCTGACCGATACCGTGCACGCCCTCACCGACGCGGCCGGCCTGCTCGTCGCCCTGATCGCCGCCACGCTTGCCCTCAAGCCCGCCACCGCACAGCGCACGTGGGGCTTCCGACGCGTCGAAGTCATTGCGGCACTGGGGCAAGCCACCGTACTGCTCGTCGTCGGGGTCTATGCAGCCATTGAAGGGATCCGGCGGCTCGTGCATCCGCCAGAAGTGCCACCGTTTGAGCTGTTGGTCTTTGGGGTGCTGGGCCTGACGGCCAATATTATCGCGCTGACGGTGCTGGCCTCGAGCCGTGGTGCGAATTTCAATATGCGAGCGGCATTCCTCGAAGTACTCAATGACGCCTTAGGCTCGCTGGGCGTCATTGCCGCTGCGGTCGTGATTGCCACGACGGGCTTTCAGCAGGCTGACGCAATCGCTAGCTTACTCATCGTGGCCCTGATTGTGCCGCGCGCCTATCTGTTGATGCGCGAAACCCTAAGTGTGCTCATGGAGTTCACGCCCAAGGGGTTGGACTTAGAAGAAGTGCGCCGCCATATTTTAGAACTCGACCACGTGATCGACGTGCATGATCTCCACGCATCCACTGTGGCCACCGGCCTGCCGGTGCTCACCGCGCACATCGTGGTGCACGATGAGTGCTTTGCGGACGGGCATGCTGCTCAGCAGCTGCAAGAAGTGCAGCGATGCGTCAGCGAACATTTTGACGTGGCCGTGCATCATTCAACGTTCCAGATCGAAACCGCAAGTGTGGCAGCCCAAGAACCCGCGGTGCTGCGACATAACTGA
- a CDS encoding YceI family protein, with translation MPNNEVLAGEWDIDPTHTRIGFSARHAMVTKVRGAFNDVAGHVFVNPDDARVEVRVQLASIDTRNQQRDEHLRSADFFDTENHPEMVFTADTIDEIEENNYVVVGELTLRGITRPLTLPLALTGLERDPSGALRAGLEGTRRITRKEWGISWNTPLDSGGVLVSDKITLEFELSLVKREQHV, from the coding sequence ATGCCCAATAATGAGGTACTGGCAGGCGAATGGGACATCGATCCCACCCACACCCGGATTGGGTTTTCAGCCCGCCACGCCATGGTCACCAAGGTGCGCGGCGCCTTCAACGACGTCGCCGGGCACGTGTTCGTCAATCCCGACGATGCTCGAGTGGAGGTGCGAGTCCAGCTGGCCAGCATTGATACCCGCAACCAGCAGCGCGACGAACACCTGCGCAGTGCGGACTTTTTCGATACCGAGAACCACCCGGAGATGGTCTTTACCGCTGACACCATCGACGAGATAGAAGAAAATAATTACGTGGTCGTCGGGGAGCTCACGCTGCGCGGCATCACACGACCGCTCACCCTGCCGCTCGCCCTGACCGGATTAGAGCGCGACCCCTCGGGAGCGTTGCGGGCCGGACTCGAAGGCACCCGACGGATCACTCGCAAAGAATGGGGCATCTCCTGGAACACGCCCCTGGACTCTGGTGGGGTGTTGGTCAGTGACAAAATTACGCTGGAATTCGAGCTGTCTCTGGTCAAGCGCGAGCAACACGTCTGA
- a CDS encoding heavy metal translocating P-type ATPase, whose product MNWFRKWWYGNWAVPVISGLLILASFGVQYLGGGAWNTVVGPQWWVDAGEHAHGSGQVFTLANLLMLAAAVVAGYGIVLNAVRALMTKMISIDLLVSVAAIGATIIGNFWEAAAVTFLFAIGHALEAATMNKTRSALAELVAVAPDFAVVMRDGEQQEVPAHQVRMGEIVLVKNGAKVPVDGQVVAGTGALDEASITGESIPVEKSKSDQVFAGTISRSGFLQVLATGVGADTTLARIIHRVEEAQDAKARTQAFIDRFSTWYTPAVFILALLTGLITQDVVLALTLLVIGCPGALVISIPVAIVAGIGRAARNGILIKGGEYLETSAKISAVAVDKTGTLTEGRPKLTDIVVLDQTLSRTDVLRWAAAAEAGSEHPLARPILDSAREEGVGPVGIPGDVTPVAGKGIVSAVEDTRVLIGNAPLLEQYGVTDSVGADAAANDLAAQGKTPMIVAVDDAVIGVIAVADQIRTDAPKMVERLHAAGVDKVVMLTGDTRLVAEAIGKATGIDEIHASLLPEDKLDAVAAMQRDGHTVAMVGDGVNDAPALATADIGVAMGAAGSAVAVETADIALMGDNLMKLPESVSLAKRTISVMRQNIFIALATVVALLIGVFAGGVTMSVGMLVHEGSVLVVILNAMRLMRNDQHSTAMSKAARSPATQTKDTQAVDA is encoded by the coding sequence GTGAATTGGTTTCGAAAATGGTGGTACGGCAACTGGGCCGTACCCGTTATCTCCGGTCTGCTGATCCTGGCATCCTTTGGGGTGCAATACCTGGGCGGTGGCGCGTGGAACACCGTGGTGGGCCCACAGTGGTGGGTCGACGCCGGTGAACACGCCCACGGTTCCGGGCAAGTCTTTACGCTCGCGAACCTGCTAATGCTGGCCGCCGCGGTGGTGGCCGGCTACGGGATTGTGCTCAATGCGGTCCGGGCGCTGATGACCAAAATGATCAGCATCGATCTGTTGGTCTCCGTTGCTGCCATCGGCGCGACGATCATCGGGAACTTCTGGGAAGCCGCCGCGGTGACCTTCCTGTTCGCCATCGGACACGCGCTGGAAGCCGCCACGATGAACAAAACGCGCTCAGCGTTGGCCGAGCTCGTGGCCGTGGCCCCCGACTTTGCGGTGGTCATGCGCGACGGGGAACAACAAGAGGTCCCCGCCCACCAGGTGCGGATGGGCGAAATCGTCCTGGTGAAAAACGGGGCGAAAGTACCCGTTGACGGTCAGGTCGTCGCCGGTACCGGAGCCCTGGATGAAGCCTCCATCACCGGTGAATCCATCCCGGTCGAAAAATCCAAGAGCGACCAGGTGTTCGCCGGAACCATTTCACGCAGCGGCTTCTTACAAGTCCTGGCAACCGGCGTCGGCGCTGACACCACGCTGGCCCGCATCATCCACCGCGTTGAGGAAGCCCAAGACGCCAAAGCTAGAACCCAAGCATTTATTGACCGGTTTTCCACCTGGTACACCCCCGCGGTCTTCATCCTGGCACTGCTCACCGGGCTGATCACCCAGGACGTGGTCCTGGCGCTGACCCTGCTGGTCATCGGTTGTCCCGGTGCACTGGTCATCTCGATTCCGGTGGCCATTGTGGCAGGTATCGGACGCGCGGCCCGCAACGGCATCTTGATCAAAGGTGGCGAATACCTAGAAACCTCCGCCAAAATTTCTGCGGTGGCCGTGGACAAAACGGGTACCCTCACCGAGGGACGTCCCAAACTGACCGACATCGTGGTCTTAGACCAGACCCTGTCACGCACCGATGTGCTCCGGTGGGCCGCAGCCGCAGAAGCCGGTTCCGAACACCCGCTGGCACGTCCCATCTTGGACTCAGCACGCGAAGAAGGAGTAGGGCCCGTCGGCATACCCGGGGATGTCACGCCGGTGGCGGGCAAGGGCATCGTCTCTGCGGTCGAGGATACCAGGGTGCTAATCGGTAACGCGCCACTGTTAGAGCAGTACGGGGTCACCGATTCGGTGGGCGCGGATGCTGCCGCCAACGATCTGGCTGCCCAGGGTAAGACCCCGATGATCGTGGCGGTCGATGACGCCGTGATCGGCGTGATCGCCGTGGCCGACCAGATCCGGACCGACGCCCCGAAAATGGTGGAACGCCTGCACGCTGCCGGGGTCGACAAGGTCGTCATGCTCACCGGTGATACCCGTCTGGTGGCCGAAGCCATTGGCAAAGCCACCGGCATCGACGAAATTCACGCGTCGCTGTTACCCGAAGACAAGCTCGATGCCGTCGCAGCGATGCAGCGTGACGGACACACGGTGGCCATGGTTGGTGACGGGGTCAATGATGCCCCGGCACTGGCCACAGCGGATATCGGGGTGGCGATGGGGGCGGCTGGTTCTGCGGTTGCCGTTGAAACGGCCGATATCGCGCTGATGGGCGACAACCTCATGAAGCTGCCCGAGTCCGTCAGCCTCGCCAAGCGCACCATCAGTGTGATGCGCCAAAACATCTTCATCGCGTTGGCCACCGTGGTGGCACTGCTGATCGGTGTGTTTGCCGGCGGCGTCACCATGTCGGTTGGCATGCTCGTGCACGAAGGCTCCGTCCTGGTGGTCATCTTGAACGCCATGCGACTGATGCGCAACGACCAACACTCCACGGCCATGTCCAAGGCGGCCCGCAGCCCGGCGACCCAAACCAAAGACACCCAGGCTGTGGACGCCTAA
- a CDS encoding GntR family transcriptional regulator: MMDDGRPLFIQIAEAIEASILDGSLAEDEQAPSTNELAAFHRVNPATAGKGLNLLVDRGILLKRRGLGTFVAPGAQQMVRNERVEQFAQHYVDPLLDEARAIGLDTKAVLAMIRDRDAS; this comes from the coding sequence CTGATGGACGATGGACGCCCGCTGTTTATTCAGATCGCTGAGGCGATAGAGGCCTCGATACTGGACGGATCGCTGGCCGAAGACGAACAGGCGCCATCGACGAACGAACTCGCGGCATTTCACCGCGTCAATCCGGCAACCGCCGGCAAGGGTCTGAATCTGCTCGTGGATCGAGGGATCTTGCTCAAGCGACGTGGGTTAGGCACATTCGTGGCCCCGGGTGCTCAACAGATGGTGCGCAATGAACGTGTTGAGCAATTCGCCCAACACTACGTAGACCCTCTGCTCGACGAGGCAAGGGCCATCGGACTCGATACGAAGGCGGTCTTGGCGATGATTCGCGACCGCGACGCTTCCTAA